The Raphanus sativus cultivar WK10039 chromosome 2, ASM80110v3, whole genome shotgun sequence DNA segment AAGTGAATGTGATGAGGTTGCACGTCTCTTCGGCAggtaactatataattttactgCTTTGTATGACTTAGAGATACTCAGCGTTCGTTCGTTCTACCTACGTATTTATTACCACACTCTTCGTCTAATGGCAATGACAGATTACTTAGCGCATATTCCAAGGTCAACCAGAAGCCAGATACGTCATCTTCGAAAACGTAAGAAGTCCTTCATGTTTAGACATTGTGCCGTTAGTTGTATGAGTTTGAGGAGAAACACGGTAACTCTTTCAGCTGGTATCTTTCTTATATGTTGAAAAAATAATGTCTATGTACTTACTGCAGGGAGTTTGAGGAATTGGAAGATGTGCCTACAGTGGCGGCAGTTATGGATGGTCCTCTTGAACCATCTTCAAGTGGTAGAGATGCCCCTCCTCATGATCCTGCTTTTATCAACTTCTTCAGTGTAAGCTTTTTTGATACACACTCACGCTAACGCCTTCGGCATCACATTTAACTTCCAAATTCTCAAGCTGTAAGATTGATCTTTTATCAATATTGTTGTTGGCTCGACTGCAGTCTGCGAGGTCTCTTGGCAACACTTCGGCTGGATCGGCAACTGGACCACCATACATGTCATCAGCAAATCCTCACCAACCTACCATCCCCCCTGCGGCAACTGCACCTCCACAGACATTATCACCACCGCCTCTACCATCCTCCTCTCCTCTAATGCCTCTTTTCGACAACAATCCTCATCGTATCAGTAGCAACTCCAACGTTCACACAGATTTGGTGTCGCCGTCCTCTGTCTTTGGACCCCCACGGATGATGATGGCACAACCACACCTCATTCCTGGTTCATCTATGCCCTCTGCTCCTCCCCTGAACCTTAATAATACGACTTATTACCAGCAGCGCCCACATGGTACTCCGATGCTTCAGCCTTTCCCACCACCATCGCTCGCTCCTGCTCACAGTGGCCCGGTTATCAACAGAGACAAAGTCAAAGAAGCCTTGTTTGCGCTTGTTCAGGTTTGTTCTTTTACAACATTCGCCTTTTACTTGAGCTGCTACCCAAAACCCTAACGAGTTGCTTTTGGCAGGAGAATGAATTCATCGACATGGTGACCCGAGCTTTACAAAATGCAAATCAACCATGAAGCTGAGCAGGGTCGTTGGGGTTTGATGTAGACTGTATAGTTAAAACGTAGTTTAGTTTAGTTAGTTCTCTCTTtgataaccttttttttttaacaaagtgTTAATTGTTGGAACCTCCTTATTATAATCAACATTTCTAATCATCGCTTGGATCCTCTGATACGTACGAAGATAAACGCCCGCCTATTCTGTATCAGTACAAACGCAGAGAGCGTGGGAAGAGCAAGAAGAATGACGCGGTTTGATGAGGACAGCTGGCGTCACGTGAGTAGCAGTTGAGTAGCTAATGAGAATAAAGGAATAAGAGTCGTTGCAGAGGAGATCGCTGCACATGGCTTGTCGAGAGTGTGTCTTTTGTCGTGACTCGCAACCGTTTGTGGGCATTCACGAGGTCTTAGGATTATATAATGATTGTGAGAGGAGTCTGTGAGAGGTATCATTTGACTGATCAAGTTGTAGTAGGAGAGAGAGAATCCTTAACTTCTCTGTGTACTCGTTTCCATCATCAATCAAATCTTTATTTCCCCTTTCGTTTTAGAGTTTATACAAAAGAGATAAGTCATTCTTATCAACTTGGTATCAGAGCTCGACGATCTGAGGGAAGAAGATGCCACCAAAGAAATTTGACCACGAACAAACCGCGGAACAGATGCAGCAGCAACTGGAACGCATCACGCAGCTTGAGCAAAGCTTGACAAAGGTCGACTCCTTGGAGCAGACCCTGTCAACGATGCAACAGCAGATGAGTGCTTTTTTCGGTCGATGGGAGCAGGAGAAAAGCGAGCAAGATGGAGAGAAGGCTCGTAGGCTCGAAATCGCCCGAGGAAAGGCTCATCAGACGGAGGAAGAACCGATCGTAGAGGTACTAACACCGGTGACGAAAGAACCCGGTCAGGTCCTGCTACAGACACCGATCCCGGCGCCAGGAGGAGGATCGGACCAGAGAGGTTCGTATTCGCAAGGGTCGAACCAAACTGGAGGAGAGATGTGGTTCGGAGACAATCCACTGACTCGCCGTTTGAAGTTACCACTCTTCGACGGTGATCAGGCGGATAGCTGGGTCTTGCGAGCCGATCAGTACTTTGAGATCAGCGAGTTCACGGAGGAACAAAAGCTGAAAGCGGTGAGGATGTGTTTCGTGGAAGACGCGCTCCTCTGGTACCGTTCGGAGCGTGACAGAGATCCGTTCTTGAGCTGGGAACAGTTGAAGGAGAGAGTACTGGAGCAGTACTCGACGTCGCCGGACACCACAGCCGGCGAGAAACTCATGAAGCTGTTTCAAAAAGGGACGGTGAAGGAGTATTGTAAGGAGTTCATCGCGTTAGCCACAAACGCGCCGGAGGTCCCAGACGTGGTATTGGGGATGGCGTTCATGAGTGGGCTTAAATCAAAGATACGCTCTGGGGTCCGGATGTTCGAAGTGAAGGGGTTACAGAAGATGATGAGTACGGCGAGGAAGGTGGAAGAGTGGGAAGAAGACGACGATGACATCTCTAAACCGATGTCGGAGTCACCGGGCCGGAACTTCAGGCCCAACAGCGGGAAAGATTCGGCCTCTGGAGGAAAAAACCATACTGGTGGTCTGGGTTATCAAAAGCCCAAGCCCAACTACGGGCAAAGCCCAACGGCGAACAAGGACAAAGGATATGCGGGGAAGACGACAACGCATCACAATAGAGTGAAACCCCCTTTTCGCCGATTGACTCCGGCGGAGATCGAGCAACGTAGGGCTGCCGGGTTGTGCTACCGATGTGATGAGAAGTATCATCGGAATCACAAGTGCCCAAAACCGGAGCTCACGGTGCTGGTGATGTATGACAACGGTGAGGAGGAGGAGTTCAAGGAGGAGCCGTGCGAGTTGCAGGAGGGGGAAGATGAGGTGGAGGCTGTAGTTGCGGAGGTATCAATCAGCTCTGTCGTTGGCCTGTCTTCGTCGCGAACTATGAAGCTGAAAGGAAGGATTGGGGGTGAGGAAGCAGTCGTTCTCATCGATAGCGGCGCTTCCCACAACTTCCTATCGGAGAAGATGGCAGCGAAATTAGGGTTGGTGCCTCAACACACCGATCGCTACGGAGTGTTGGTAGCTGGGGGAGTCAAGGTGAGGGGAAAAGGGGTGATTCCGGATGTAGAGCTGACGCTGCAGGCTTGCACCATTGTCACGAGTTTCCTTCCATTAGAACTCGGGATAGCGGATGTAATCCTTGGCGTGCAGTGGCTGGATACGTTAGGAGAGACAAGAAACAATTGGAAGCTACAACGTATGAAGTTCAAAATCGATGGAGAGTGGGTGATGCTTCAGGGAGACCCGAGCTTACACTCCGAAGGGGTCTCTTTGAAGTCGATTTGGAAGACGTTGGAGCAGGAAGGAGAAGGAATCATTGTGGAGTATGGGGGCCTTCAAGCGGGGGGGGGAAGAAGTTGAGGAGACCCACGAGCTTGGAGGGCTGTTGGGGCGTTACGCGAAGGTGTTTGAGGAGCCGACGGGGCTGCCACCCTCACGGGGCAAGGAACACGCCATCACCTTAGAGACAGGTGCTAGCCCGGTGAGTGTGAGACCGTTCCGCTATCCTCAAGCACAGAAGACAGAGATCGAGAGGCAGATTGGACTCATGTTAGCGGCATGGATTATACGCGCTAGCAACAGTCCCTTTTCGAGCCCGGTGCTCCTTGTAAAGAAGAAAGACGGAAGCTGGAGGTTTTGCATCGACTATCGAGCTCTCAATAGGGTCACGGTAATGGACAGCTACCCAATTCCGATGATTGATCAACTACTTGACGAGCTCCATGGTGCGGTGGTCTTCTCAAAACTCGATCTCCGTTCAGGCTATCATCAGATCTTGGTGAAAGCTGAAGACGTTCCGAAGACGGCGTTTAG contains these protein-coding regions:
- the LOC108831423 gene encoding mRNA-decapping enzyme-like protein, translated to MTYNLVEDLLGEFEYEVQGPYLLYRNAAQEVNGIWFYNQSECDEVARLFGRLLSAYSKVNQKPDTSSSKTEFEELEDVPTVAAVMDGPLEPSSSGRDAPPHDPAFINFFSSARSLGNTSAGSATGPPYMSSANPHQPTIPPAATAPPQTLSPPPLPSSSPLMPLFDNNPHRISSNSNVHTDLVSPSSVFGPPRMMMAQPHLIPGSSMPSAPPLNLNNTTYYQQRPHGTPMLQPFPPPSLAPAHSGPVINRDKVKEALFALVQENEFIDMVTRALQNANQP